The genomic segment TCGTTAGCGAAGGCAAATGGGTTGCAAATGAACGTACAGGCAAACACTGCCTCACAGTCATTAATGCTGACTTAACTTATGACGTAGAAAAAGGAGAATTTCCTTTAGTTACCACCCGCCGGAGCTATTGGAAAGCTGCGATTGCCGAGCTCTTAGGCTATATTCGAGGCTATAGTAACGCTGCTGATTTCCGTAAATTAGGCACAAAATCCTGGGATGCAAATGCAAATGAAAATGCACAATGGCTAGCTAATCCCTATCGAAAAGGGGAAGATGATATGGGCTTGGTTTACGGCGCAGTAGGGCGTAATTTCCCGAAACCAGACGGTGGCTCAGTCGATTTATTGCGACAAATTGTGGACGATTTGAAAAAAGGAATTGATAACCGTGGTGAAATTTATACCTTCTACCACCCAGGCGCTTTCCATATGGGCTGCTTACGCCCTTGTTTACACAGCCACCATTTCTCTCTACTTGATGGCACGCTTTACCTGAATAGTACTCAGCGTTCGGCAGATGTA from the Mannheimia haemolytica genome contains:
- the thyA gene encoding Thymidylate synthase: MKQYLDLCNRIVSEGKWVANERTGKHCLTVINADLTYDVEKGEFPLVTTRRSYWKAAIAELLGYIRGYSNAADFRKLGTKSWDANANENAQWLANPYRKGEDDMGLVYGAVGRNFPKPDGGSVDLLRQIVDDLKKGIDNRGEIYTFYHPGAFHMGCLRPCLHSHHFSLLDGTLYLNSTQRSADVPLGLNWNMIQCYTFLALMAQITGHKAGQAFHKIVNAHIYEDQLELMRDVQLKREPLNAPKLIINPDIKSLEDLETWVSLDDFKVEGYEYHPAIQYPFSV